A genomic window from Vitis riparia cultivar Riparia Gloire de Montpellier isolate 1030 chromosome 18, EGFV_Vit.rip_1.0, whole genome shotgun sequence includes:
- the LOC117907980 gene encoding uncharacterized protein LOC117907980, giving the protein MAGKAAKSVVKAIGEYQYPWREKLTKYKDELSKGVWGYWELGAWKPLGISGRRRARLRKEVLLAGEDWPYDPERKEMRTKRKGHKCDRISAEKRAHTAELMKSMPQKLLDYKKRKWEKKMKEEDAKAAKP; this is encoded by the coding sequence ATGGCAGGGAAAGCAGCAAAATCTGTAGTGAAAGCAATTGGGGAATACCAGTATCCATGGCGAGAAAAGTTGACAAAGTACAAAGATGAGCTCTCAAAAGGTGTTTGGGGTTATTGGGAGCTTGGGGCATGGAAACCACTTGGCATCAGTGGCCGCCGCAGAGCTCGTCTCCGCAAAGAAGTTCTGCTTGCTGGAGAAGATTGGCCATATGATCCAGAAAGGAAAGAGATGAGAACTAAGAGAAAAGGGCATAAGTGTGATAGGATATCAGCCGAAAAGAGGGCCCATACTGCTGAATTGATGAAGTCAATGCCTCAAAAGTTGCTGGATTACAAGAAGCGCAAGTgggagaagaagatgaaggaagaGGATGCAAAAGCAGCCAAGCCCTAG
- the LOC117907787 gene encoding LOW QUALITY PROTEIN: CO(2)-response secreted protease-like (The sequence of the model RefSeq protein was modified relative to this genomic sequence to represent the inferred CDS: inserted 1 base in 1 codon) codes for MKVLSVSFFLFLFLLSPLRETRADEMKNDRIYIVYMGAATSSEGSYRYDHAQILSSVLKRKANALVHSYRHGFSGFAAHLTEEEARSIAQKPGVVSVFEDPVLQLHTTRSWDFLHYQTDLETDSKPGSDGDSQSSGQADTIIGILDTGIWPESESFSDKTMGPVPSRWRGTCMESNDVDSFKCNRKLIGARYYNDSDAASAVPHTARDMIGHGTHVASTAAGNSLPDVSYYGLASGTAKGGSPGSRIAMYRVCTFFGCRGSSILAAFDDAISDGVDVLSLSLGSSAVFELEFSTDPIAIGAYHAVAKGITVVCSAGNDGPSLQTVVNIAPWILTVGATTIDRDFESDVVLGGNKVIKGEGINFANIKKSPAYPLIYGSSAKSNSSKVDDARNCKPNSLGEDKIKGRIVLCDNDDGEYTQTEKLAEVKRLGGVGLILIEDETRAVASRYGAFPLTVITSKDASEILSYINSTRNPVATILATVSVEQYKPAPAVAYFSSRGPSYATKNLLKPDIAAPGVNILAAWIGNDTAEAPAGKEPPLFNLLSGTSMACPHVSGIAATVKSQNPSWSPSAIRSAIMTTATQKNNLKAPITTHSGSVATPYDYGAGEVSPSGPLQPGLVYETDTADYLQFLCNHGYDISKIKLISPTLPDGFTCPKNANADLISNMNYPSIAISKFNGNESKKVSRTVTNVGSDDETQYTVSVSAAAGVDVKVIPDALKFTKNSKKLSYQVFFSSNGSSSVKEXVFGSITWTNGKHKVRSPFVVSSD; via the exons ATGAAAGTCCTTTCTGTTTcctttttcctcttccttttccttctctCGCCTCTGAGAGAAACTAGAGCAGATGAAATGAAGAATGATCGAATTTATATCGTGTACATGGGAGCTGCTACTTCATCAGAAGGCTCCTACAGATATGACCATGCCCAGATTCTGAGCTCTGTGTTGAAAAG GAAAGCAAATGCTCTGGTGCACAGCTACAGACATGGATTCTCCGGATTCGCGGCACATTTAACTGAGGAGGAGGCCCGCTCAATTGCTCAGAAACCTGGAGTGGTATCAGTATTTGAAGATCCTGTCTTGCAACTTCATACAACTCGTTCATGGGATTTCTTACACTACCAAACTGATCTAGAGACCGACTCCAAACCCGGTTCTGATGGTGACTCCCAATCTAGTGGACAAGCTGACACCATCATTGGCATCTTGGATACAG GAATTTGGCCTGAGTCTGAGAGCTTTAGCGACAAGACCATGGGCCCGGTTCCCTCGCGCTGGAGAGGGACATGCATGGAAAGCAATGATGTCGACTCCTTTAAATGCAACAG GAAGCTGATCGGAGCAAGGTATTACAACGACTCCGATGCTGCATCTGCAGTGCCTCACACGGCCAGGGACATGATCGGGCATGGTACACATGTGGCCTCAACTGCAGCTGGAAATTCTCTTCCAGACGTATCGTACTATGGCCTAGCTTCAGGGACCGCCAAGGGTGGATCGCCCGGCTCAAGGATCGCCATGTATAGAGTTTGTACGTTCTTTGGGTGTCGTGGATCATCTATTCTAGCTGCATTTGATGATGCAATTTCAGACGGGGTCGATGTGCTATCACTGTCTCTAGGTTCATCAGCTGTGTTTGAGCTTGAATTCTCCACTGACCCAATTGCCATTGGAGCCTATCACGCTGTTGCGAAAGGGATCACGGTAGTGTGCTCCGCAGGCAATGACGGCCCCAGCCTTCAAACTGTAGTGAACATTGCTCCCTGGATTTTGACCGTGGGTGCCACCACCATTGACAGGGACTTCGAGTCTGATGTTGTTTTGGGAGGAAACAAAGTGATTAAG GGTGAAGGCATAAATTTtgctaatataaaaaaatctccaGCGTATCCATTGATATATGGCAGTTCAGCCAAGTCAAATTCCAGCAAGGTGGATGATGCAAG AAACTGTAAGCCAAATTCATTAGGTGAAGACAAGATCAAGGGGAGGATTGTTCTGTGTGACAATGATGACGGAGAATACACCCAGACAGAGAAGCTGGCGGAAGTGAAGCGCCTTGGAGGGGTTGGATTAATTTTGATTGAGGATGAAACAAGAGCAGTGGCTTCTAGATATGGAGCTTTTCCATTGACTGTCATCACTTCAAAGGATGCTTCAGAGATCCTATCCTATATCAATTCCACCAG GAACCCAGTCGCGACAATTCTAGCTACTGTATCAGTGGAACAGTATAAACCAGCACCTGCTGTGGCCTACTTCTCATCCAGAGGTCCTTCGTATGCCACAAAGAACCTTCTCAAG CCTGATATTGCAGCACCAGGAGTGAACATTCTTGCAGCATGGATTGGCAATGACACAGCAGAGGCTCCGGCAGGGAAGGAGCCCCCACTATTCAATTTGCTCTCAGGAACTTCCATGGCATGCCCGCATGTTTCTGGAATAGCTGCTACAGTCAAATCCCAAAACCCCTCATGGAGCCCCTCTGCAATAAGATCGGCCATTATGACAACAG CAACTCAAAAGAACAATCTGAAAGCCCCAATAACCACACACTCAGGATCAGTAGCCACACCTTACGACTATGGTGCAGGGGAAGTAAGCCCATCTGGACCCTTACAGCCAGGGCTGGTTTATGAGACTGACACTGCTGACTACTTGCAATTTCTCTGCAACCATGGGTATgatatatcaaaaataaaactcaTCTCACCAACTCTTCCTGATGGATTCACTTGCCCCAAGAACGCCAATGCTGATCTAATCTCAAATATGAATTATCCATCAATAGCCATCTCCAAATTCAACGGAAATGAGAGCAAGAAGGTGAGCAGAACTGTTACAAATGTTGGCAGTGATGATGAAACTCAGTATACTGTAAGCGTGAGTGCAGCTGCTGGCGTGGATGTGAAAGTGATACCTGATGCATTGAAATTTACAAAGAATAGTAAGAAGCTGAGCTACCAAGTGTTTTTTTCATCCAATGGATCTTCCTCGGTGAAGG CTGTGTTTGGGTCAATTACCTGGACTAATGGCAAGCATAAAGTTAGGAGTCCGTTTGTTGTAAGCAGTGATTGA
- the LOC117906779 gene encoding SKP1-like protein 1B — protein MSSSRKITLKSSDGEAFDVDEAVALESQTIKHMIEDDCADNGIPLPNVTSKILSKVIEYCKKHVEAPKPEERSGVDEELKAWDADFVKVDQATLFDLILAANYLNIKSLLDLTCQTVADMIKGKTPEEIRKTFNIKNDFTPEEEEEVRRENQWAFE, from the exons ATGTCGTCGTCGAGGAAGATCACTCTGAAGAGCTCCGACGGCGAGGCTTTCGACGTCGATGAAGCCGTAGCATTGGAATCGCAGACGATCAAGCACATGATCGAGGACGACTGCGCGGACAACGGCATTCCGTTGCCGAACGTCACCAGCAAGATCTTGTCGAAGGTGATCGAATACTGCAAAAAGCACGTGGAAGCGCCGAAGCCCGAGGAGCGTAGTGGCGTCGATGAGGAACTCAAGGCTTGGGATGCTGATTTTGTTAAAGTTGATCAGGCCACCCTATTTGATCTCATTCTG GCGGCAAACTATCTGAATATCAAGAGTCTCCTGGATCTTACTTGTCAGACTGTGGCTGACATGATAAAGGGCAAGACTCCAGAGGAGATTCGCAAAACTTTCAAtatcaaaaatgattttacacCGGAGGAAGAGGAGGAGGTGCGGCGGGAGAACCAGTGGGCCTTTGAGTGA